In Oncorhynchus keta strain PuntledgeMale-10-30-2019 chromosome 19, Oket_V2, whole genome shotgun sequence, a single genomic region encodes these proteins:
- the LOC118397705 gene encoding syntaxin-11-like — MRDGLCHMQTISKEPETELYGPEYDLNKVEISQEAVVFQASFSSSPTMDSILEEAHSMRQEISQQAVVFQASFSSSPTMDSILEEAHSMRQEISLLHLEVERLVEHNERIGTTVRLTIIKHDSNSIARGIHQHGEALYVRLQALGAQSCELEEKHGPKAAVARIAHTQHVNLTRAFHATIAGYNQVEEAQREMCCSRLQRQASIIENGGEGWGELSQSLQTEGHSSRWAPCEIKGRHTELVELEARLREVHDLFQQMAMLVEEQGTMLNNIEANVCGTEEYIGRVNVQRKRALQHKSKNPFQQCCPCLPCWRPTL, encoded by the coding sequence ATGCGGGACGGGCTGTGTCACATGCAGACTATCAGCAAGGAGCCTGAGACAGAGCTGTATGGACCAGAATATGACTTGAACAAGGTGGAGATCTCCCAGGAGGCTGTGGTTTTCCaggcctctttctcttcctcccccaccaTGGATAGTATCCTGGAGGAGGCCCACTCCATGCGCCAGGAGATCTCCCAGCAGGCTGTGGTTTTCCaggcctctttctcttcctcccccaccaTGGACAGTATCCTGGAGGAGGCCCACTCCATGCGCCAGGAGATCTCCCTGCTCCACCTGGAGGTGGAGCGTCTGGTCGAGCACAATGAGCGCATCGGCACCACAGTCCGCCTGACCATCATCAAGCATGACTCCAACTCCATCGCCAGGGGGATCCACCAGCATGGCGAAGCCCTGTATGTCAGACTCCAGGCTCTGGGGGCGCAGAGCTGTGAGCTGGAGGAGAAACATGGACCCAAGGCCGCCGTGGCCCGCATCGCCCACACCCAGCACGTCAACCTCACCCGGGCCTTCCATGCCACCATAGCAGGATACAACCAGGTAGAGGAGGCCCAAAGAGAAATGTGCTGCTCACGCCTCCAGAGACAGGCCTCCATCATAGAGAATGGGGGTGAGGGCTGGGGGGAGCTGTCCCAGAGCCTGCAGACCGAGGGGCATTCATCCCGCTGGGCACCGTGTGAGATAAAAGGAAGACATACGGAGTTGGTAGAGCTAGAGGCCAGGCTGAGGGAGGTGCATGATCTGTTCCAGCAGATGGCCATGTTGGTAGAGGAGCAGGGGACCATGCTAAACAACATTGAGGCCAATGTGTGCGGCACCGAGGAGTACATCGGCAGGGTCAACGTGCAGAGGAAGAGGGCGTTACAGCACAAGAGCAAGAACCCCTTTCAGCAGTGCTGCCCCTGTCTACCCTGCTGGAGACCTACTTTGTAG